The genomic stretch GCTTTGTCCCGAATATTTTTAGGTGAATTGTCATCGGGGATCGATTTCAGAAGGTAGCGCACGATTTCGACTGTCGCTGCGTCATGCTTCTTATGCGCCGTTCCGTATTCTCGCCGAAATCCCTCCAGTACTTTCTTCACCAACAGGCTCTCCGTAGGCGAATTTAGTCCCTGCGCCTTGTGCGTCGTCGAGATTGCTGCCATTGTCTGAGTTATTGTCGCATTCGATAATCCGTCTCTAGCCATGTCCGTTATGTATATCGCTAGGATTTCTGGCGCAATCGGACACGAGGAACTCAATCCCTTCTCATTGCACCAGTTCACAAATCGTTTCAGGCGTGAGGTGTATGCGCGTCGCGTCTCTGAGGCTACTGAGGCCTCAACAAGATAACGAATCCTGCCGCTGTAATCGGATAAATCAGGCACGTCTGGAGTATATTTCTCAACCGTAACAAGTGAATTATCTGCATCTATAATAATTATATTATAATACTTATAATACTGATACGGAGGCGATCCGTATTTCAAACTGTTCCGAACAAGATGAACTATGCACAGCTGAATGTCCGATTTGGGGAACACCCCTTTTATCGCATCTGGAAATCCTGTTAGGCCGTCCACGCAGAACACAAATACGTCTTTTACTCCTCTGTTGTTCAATTCTGTGAGTACCTGCGCCCAGAATGACGCTCCTTCATG from Synergistaceae bacterium encodes the following:
- a CDS encoding transposase; this translates as HEGASFWAQVLTELNNRGVKDVFVFCVDGLTGFPDAIKGVFPKSDIQLCIVHLVRNSLKYGSPPYQYYKYYNIIIIDADNSLVTVEKYTPDVPDLSDYSGRIRYLVEASVASETRRAYTSRLKRFVNWCNEKGLSSSCPIAPEILAIYITDMARDGLSNATITQTMAAISTTHKAQGLNSPTESLLVKKVLEGFRREYGTAHKKHDAATVEIVRYLLKSIPDDNSPKNIRDKAIIALGVAGAFRRSELCAIDVEHLKWVFREKQEIVLIELKRSKTDQEGRGMMKAIFPSQDKTVSPTELLKRWLKIRGSEGALFTRILKGEHMTEERLTPQSVRLIVKQTAAKAGLSLDLTVHSLRSGFVTTAIRQGKTERSIMNQTDHRSTQVLREYFQREDAIEDNAADNIF